A window from Mustela erminea isolate mMusErm1 chromosome 17, mMusErm1.Pri, whole genome shotgun sequence encodes these proteins:
- the MYOCOS gene encoding myocilin opposite strand protein, whose translation MAQKSLTVHANNLPYGDLASEVTRRRVTMATGEEISTKKSDEAGEMPPTLDSEQGPAGVAGPSEPPAPPPSPAEDCRV comes from the exons ATGGCCCAGAAGAGCCTCACAGTCCACGCCAACAACCTGCCCTACGGAGACCTGGCCTCCGAGGTGACCAGGCGCAGAGTCACCATGGCCACGGG aGAAGAGATATCTACCAAGAAAAGTGATGAAGCCGGGGAGATGCCCCCCACTCTGGACTCGGAGCAAGGCCCTGCTGGCGTGGCTGGCCCTTCAGAACCCCCCGCGCCGCCTCCTTCGCCCGCTGAAGACTGCAGAGTCTGA